The DNA sequence GGCGGCGAGGCCGGACTCGCCGGCGGGCTCGTGAACACCAGCCAGCAGATCGGCGGCGCCCTCGGGCTCGCCGTGCTCGGCACGGTCGCCTCGCTGCGGACCGAGGCGCTGACCGCGGCCGGGGTCTCTGCGCCGGAGGCCCTGACCGGCGGGTTCTCGTGGCTGTTCCTCGGGGCGGCGGCGGTCACGGTGGCCGGAGCCGCAGTGGCGGGGTTGGCACGGCGGGGCTGAGGGGCGCGCCGCGTCGCACTTTCGCGCTCGGGTCGCAGGCGTTCCTGGAATTCCTGCGACCCGAGCGCACAACTGCGATAGCAGGATCAACCCGAGGTCGGCCGTAATCCAGCGCAGTCGATCAGAATCCGGTCAGACGGATGGGGCGGGGACCGGTGAGGGTCAACGCCAGCGCCCACGGCCCTGCACCTCGCTTGATGATCTCCCGGACGATTCGCTCCTCGAAGCGCAGGAACAGTTCTGCTTGCTCGTCCGGACGCATGTCTCGCTTGGCCCCGAGCCACACCGACCTGATGCCGTGCTGCCGGTAGGCAGCGAGCTCGGCCGGCCGCGTACGGATACGGCGGTCCCGCGTGACGACGATGAATCCGCGCGCGCCGACGAGCGGCATCCAGTCCAAGTCGGGCGTTCCGAGCGGCACCTCAGGAAGGCGATCATGGCCAGGGGACAGGATGTCGGTGCGCCCGGAGCGCTGCAGTATCTTGGCGAATCCCAGGGTGTTCTCGTCCGCGAAGAAGATCGGCGAGAACGGCACCATCACGCAGCTCGATCGCTGCCGATGATGAGCTCGAATCGCAGCGCCTCGTCGACTTGGCCGGCCGTGAGGTCGTAGAGGTCGGCGAGCTCGTCACGAGAGCTTCCGGCCCGGTAGTCGCTCGCCAGAATCTCCGTGCGCACGTTGCGCACCGCTGGTTGTCCGAAGGTGCGAGTGGGGTCCATCACGACGTCGGGGGTGCGGATATCGGGCTGAATGCTTCCGGCAGCGCCGTTCACGTACTGCACGGCACCGCTGAACCGCTGCGTCGCAGCTGTCAGGATGCTCTGCCCGTTGCGGACGACGACGAGCTGCAGGGACTTGTCGAGACCGACCTGTTCCTGAACCACCTGCACCAGCTCCCGTCCCTCGACTTCGAGAAAAGGGCGCGCAAGAGCGAGTGGATAGCGCCCGAACTGCTCGCGAAGCCGCTCGATCGCCGGGCGGAGCTTCTGCACCGTCACGTCTCGATTACGGAACTCGGCGAGGAGACGGGCCTCGACCATCTCCCCCCAGGTCACGGAGTCTGTTCCCGTCGAGGACTCACGAAGGATCGGTTCGTAGAACTTGCCCGCACGGCTGTAACCGTCGAGCCAACGACGGGCAGTGCCGTGATGCAGCCCGACCAGGCGATCGACATCTCCATAGGAGTAGATCGCTCGATCGAGCAGAGACAGGGCCATGTCGTCAATCATGACAGCAGGCACCGGGCGCGCAGGGATTGGGCCTGAATCCGTGGAAACGTGGGTCGCGGCGTCGCACTTTCGCGCTCGGGTCGCAGGGATTCCTGGAATTCCTGCGACCCGAGCGCACAACTGCGACAGCCCGGCCAAGCACAGCGAGCCCGTGGCATCCGCTCTACTCTGGACTGTCGGCCCCATTCGCGTGGCCCTTCTCTGGAGCATCCCCCATGTCTGCACTCACGGTCGATGATCGTGCCCGCTATCGGGCGAAGCCTTCTGTTCTCGACGCGCTGAAGAGTCCGCGGATGCTGACGCGCGAGGTTCTGGCGGGACTCGTCGTCGGATTGGCGCTCATCCCCGAGGCGATCGCGTTCTCGGTGATCGCGGGCGTCGACCCCAAAGTCGGCCTGTTCTCGTCGTTCATCATGGCGGTGTCGATCGCGTTCCTCGGAGGGCGTCCGGCGATGGTGACCGCGGCAACCGGAGCCGTCGCACTCGTGATCGCGCCCGTCGCTCCGACGTACGGGATGGACTACTTCATCGCGACCGTCATTCTCGCCGGAGTCTTCCAGGTGATCCTCGGGGTGCTCGGCGTCGCGAAGCTCATGCGGTTCATCCCCCGCAGCGTCATGGTCGGGTTCGTGAACGCGCTCGCGATCTTCGTGTTCAGCTCGCAGTTCCCGCAGCTGATCGATGTGCCGTGGCTCGTGTATCCGCTCGTGGCCCTCGGCATCCTGGTCATGATCGTCATGCCGCGGATCACGAAGATCGTGCCGGCGCCGCTCGTGTCGGTGATCATCGTGACCGCGGTCGTGTTGACGATGGGCATCACGGTGCCGACGGTCGGCGATCAGGGCGAGCTGCCGCGGAGTCTGCCGTCGCTCTTCCTGCCCGACATACCGTGGACGTGGGAGACGTTCGGCATCATCGCGCCGTTCGCGCTCGGGGTCGCGCTCGTCGGACTCATGGAATCGCTGCTCACCGCGAAACTCGTCGACGAGATCACCGACACTCACTCGAACAAGACGCGCGAGTCGTGGGCACAGGGGGTCGCGAACATGCTGTCGGGATTCTTCGGCGGCATGGGCGGCTGCGCGGTCATCGGCCAGACCATGATCGGCGTCAAGGCCTCCGGCGCGCGGACCCGCATCTCGACGTTCTGCGCCGGGGTGTTCCTGTTCGTCCTGGTCGTCGTGTTCGGCGACTTCGTCGGGACGATCCCGATGGCGGCGCTCGTCGCGGTCATGGTCATGGTCGCGATCGGCGCGTTCGACTGGCACTCCGTGAAGCCGTCGACTCTCAAGCGGATGCCGAAGAGCGAGACGTTCGTCATGATCGCCACCGTCGCGCTCGTGCTGCTGACCCACAACCTCGCGATCGGGGTCGTCGGCGGAGTGTTGGTCGCGTCGGTGCTGTTCGTGCGGCGGGTGGCGCACTTCGCGTCTGTTTCGCGTGTTGTCTCGTCGGCTGGTGATTCGGTGACGTATGCCGTGACCGGCGAGCTGTTCTTCGCGTCGAGCAACGATCTGACGACGCTGTTCTCATACTCCGATGACCCGTCGCGGGTGATCGTGGATCTGTCGCGGTCGCATGTGTGGGATGCGTCGACGGTCGCCGCGCTGGATGCGATCGAGACGAAGTACGCAGCGATGGGGAAGACCGTGGAGATCGTCGGGATGAACGACGCAAGTCAGCGGATGCGGTGACGGCTGACCGGCGGGTTCGAGTAAGCACGACCCACGGTTCGTTGAGCGAGCCGCGGGTCGTCGAGCGAGCACGGCGAAGCCGAGCCCCTCCGGTCGTTGAGCGAGCGGAGCGAGACGAAACGCGCCAACTCCCGCAGATCGCCGAGCGAGCAGCTGTCAGCGCTCAGCGCGCCTTCTCGCCTACTGTCGTTTCCGAATCCGAACCGTAGCGATACTTCTCGGAATCTGTGATCTCGGTCAGCACTCCCCGAGCACTGCGATGCCACCACGCCCCTGCCGCATCGCAGAAGGTGAATTCGATGTACGGGACAGGCTTGGGAATCCGCGACCTCGTCCACCGATCCCAGCGCTCGAGGCGCTCCGGGGTCACCTCAACGACCGACGGCACGTCGCGGCTGGGAGGAATCACCCGCGCCCACCCGGCGTAGTTGCACTTTCCGCTGGCTTCGATTCCGAGTCTGACCTCGTACACCGGTGACGCCGCTAGGTTCTGCACGTGGATGTCCACACGAGTCCCTGCTGGTTCTTCTCGAACCTCCGCCCAAGCGGACACTTGTTCCGCGACCGCGCGCTTGTCTCGCTCAGACTCGATCAACTCGCGACGCCGCTCGAGCGCGTAGGCGCCCCACGCGAAGTAGCCAGCGACGATCGCTGCAAGCGCGGCGAGTGCGGTGGTGACCGCCGCTACTGTGTCCGGGTTCCAGCCCCATTGCATCGTCTTTATCTCCTCGTACTCGGCGGTCGTCCTTGCAGGCTAACGAGATCGAAGCGGGCGGAGAGCCCGCCGCGGCCGTCGACGGCATCTGATACTCCGGAACTGCGTGAGCGAACTCTCGCGGGAGAGTACGGGGACGAACGCGCCCAGCGCATGCGCGATGAAGAGTGGATCGCTTGACCGCAGCGCCGTCGACCCGTCCTGCTACCGTGATCCCCAGCGTCGCGTGTCGATGGCAGTCCGTGCCAGACATGGAGGCGTGGGACCCGAGGAGGACGACCGTGACAACGGCGATCTCTTCGCCCTCTCGTGTCTGAGGGCGAGAAGACCAGGCTGATCGCCTGGGCGAATGAACTGCGCGCGGTGCACCGCCGCCTGCGCGCGGCACTGAAAACAGCACAGGATGCCGTGGCATCCGGCGCTTCCGCAGAGGTCGCATCCCGCGATCTGCTGCTGTTCTGCCATGGATTCTGCGTGGCCTTGACCGGGCATCACGAGGGCGAGGACCGCACGCTGTTCCCCGCCCTCAGTGCGGCGCATCCGGAGCTGCACGAGACGATCCGCAAGCTCATGCAGGACCACTCGATGATCGGGCATCTGATCGGCGGGCTGCAGTCGGCCGTCTCGTCGGGCGCGGCGAACACCGTGGTGGCCTCGCATCTCGAGGGCATCGCCGCCATCATGGAAAGCCACTTCCGCTACGAGGAGCGCGAACTGCTCGACGTGCTCGACGGTCTCGTTCTGGACGCGGATCCGGCAGAGGTTTTCGGTCCGCTCTGATCGCGCATGGGCACACGATCATTTCTTGAGCGGTCGTCTTCCGTCCTGTCCTCCAATCGCCGGGTGTGACATACCGGTGTACCCGCACGCGCCCTTGGTGTGTCCGAGTCCTGACGTTCGCGGACCCTGTTTAGCGTGACGCCGCGAGGAGCTTTTCTCTCGCTCACGACAAACGGAGGTTAATGAAATGCGTCAGATCTCTCGAAGGCCCTGGATCAGTGGGGGTGTGGCTGCGGTGCTGGCGGCCACCGTGATCGTTGGTTGGATACATCGCTGGTGTCGGACGATCTCCACTCCGGACAGGGTGCAGCGGTGCTGAACACGACGGTGGATTCGGCCGTGCTCAGCAGTTTCCCCACGGCGGATGGCGTCCAGACTCTCATCCAGATCTCGGACGCTGATGCACCCTCGGAGTATCGATTCCCGTTGAGTCTTCCGGAAGGCGGACAAGCCGCGCTCTTCGACGACGGCACGGTGATCATCTCAGATGCATCAGGAGTCGCCGTTAGCGGATTCCGCTCCCCCGACTTGGGCACCGAGTGGTGGGGCTACTACGTGCAACTGACGCGCGCCGAAACCAGACGTGTCGCCACGATCATCGCCAACAACCAGGGCGCCACTGTCGCTGCAGGTGTCGTCTGCAGTGCCCTCCCAGGCCCGGCAGCTTTCGGCTGCGGCGCGGCGATCGCGTTGGCCTATTTCAAAATCATCGACCCCGTCAACCGGGCGAACAGCGCAGGGAAGTGCGTCGCGTTCAACTATCCTTGGCTAGCTATCTCCAGCCCGCCGGTCGGCTGGACGACCGTCAACGCGACCACCGTCAACTGCAGGCGCTGATACTCATGGAATCGTTGAGAGGCCGACTCGTGATCAATCTGCTGATCGCGCTCTTCATCCTTTTCTTACCTCTTTTCTCGGGCAACCCCATCACCTGGTGGAACATCGGAGGGGCTGTGGCAGTCGTCGTCGTGACCCTTCTCACCCGTAAGTGGTACCTCAAGGACAAGGATTCGCGATCGGAACACTCGCCTGAGTGATGCAATCAGCCCGAGAGGGCGTCGAGCGGCCCTGCAACTCGACGCCCTCTCGTGTACTTGAACTGCCCGCGAGGGGACGAAGGATCGACGTCATGACGCCTCACGAGAGCCGACAGTCGCTCGCCAGTACTCCGTCTCTGCACTGAACACGTATCAGGGCCGGTCCGTCGCGGTGCCCTCCGGAGGTCGCACTTTCGCGCGCGGGTCGCAGGAATCCGAGGAATCCTTGCGACCCGAGCGCACAACTGCGGCAGCACGGTCACCGCGTTTCGTGTCGCCGCTGCGCTCCTCGCGCGACGACCGCGCAGCCCCGCGTGACTTCAGCCGAGCGCGGCCTGGATCTGCCCCGCGAGCTTCTCGATGGCCTTCTTGTTCTTCACGCCGTCCATGAGTGCCGGCGGACGGTTGTGGTGCACGTTCAGCGACAGGTGCACGTCGGAGCCGGATGCTGCGGGCACGACGTTCGCGCGGCCCAGCAGCTCCCAGTTCAGCAGCGTCTTCTTGGTCTGGAAGTCGATCTGCGTCCCGTCGGGGCTCTGCCCGAGAACCTTGCTCTTGTTGTCGGCGAGCACGCGCTGCACGGCAGCCGCGGTGGTCGCCGCGTCGGCGTTCGAGTGGAAAGTGGTGGTGGCTTCTGCGGACATCGTGATCCCCTCCGGTCATGGTGTGTGCTCTCACGTTATCGGAGTCGTGATCGTTCACCCGGGTGCAGGCTCGCGTTCACCTGCGAGGCCTATCTTGAGTGCGGTCGCGCGAACGCGGCCAAGATTTGCGCACTTCATTGTGCGTTAGCCACAATTTCTGGGTATGGTCGATCTGACATACCTCGATGACGAGAAAGGGCGACCATGGTCGACATCCGAAACAAGCGCTGGTCTCTTCTGGGGATCGCGGCGATCGCCGCCGTCGCCCTGAGCGGGTGCGCAGGCGAAGCCGGCGGCGAAGGCGGTTCGGGCGACGGCGGTGGCTCCGACGACACGCTCATCGTCTACACGAACTCCAACAGCGACGGCCGCGGTGAGTGGATCACCGAGAAGGCAGCGGATGCCGGCATCGACATCGAGATCGTCGGGCTCGGCGGCGCCGACCTGACGAACCGCATCATCGCCGAGAAGAACAACCCGGTCGGCGACGTCGTGTTCGGGCTCAACAACATGTTCTTCGAGCAGCTCAAGGCCGAGGAGGCCATCACCGCGTACGAGCCCGAGTGGAGCGGCGAGGTTCCGGCCGACGCGGGCGACCCCGCCGACGGTGCGTTCTGGCCGCTCGTGCAGCAGGCGATCGTGACGGTCTACGACGAGAACCGCATCTCCGACGCCCCCTCCGACGAGGAGGACCTGTGGACCGACGAGGAGTACGCGGGCCGCTACGAGGTCAACCCCGCACTGGGCCAGGCGACGCCGCAGCTCGTGCTCGCCGGCATCCTCTCCCGCCACCTCGACGAGGACGGCGACCTGGGCGTCAGTGACGAGGGCTGGGACCTGGTGAAGTCGTACTACGCGAACGGCTCCCCCGCGGTCGAGGGCACCGACCTGTACGCGCGCATCTCGCGCGACGAGGTCGACTACGGTGTGCTCCCGTCGAGCGGCATCGCCGCGCGTGACGCCGAGTACGGCACCTCGACCGGCATGATCGTCCCCGACTACGGCGTGCCGTACGTGACCGAGCAGATCGCGCAGATCGCCGGCACCGACAACGAGGCGAAGGCTCAGGAGTTCATCGACTGGTTCGGCAGCGCGGAGGTGCAGGGCGAGTTCGCCGCCGAGTTCAACGCCATGCCGGTCAACGAGGGCGCGGTCGACAAGGCCAACCCCGAGGTCGTCGAGCTCATGGACTCGCTCCCCCGTCAGGACATCGACTTCGGCTTCGTGAGCGAGAACCTCGGCGCCTGGGTCGAGAAGGTCACGCTCGAGTACATCGGCTGACCCCCGCACACGACACGACACGATCGAGGAAGACACCATGATCCGTTTCGAAGACGTCGACGTCGCCTTCGGCGATCACCGCGCGGTCTCGCACCTCGACCTGGAGATCCGGGAGGGTGAGTTCTTCACCCTCCTGGGTCCCTCGGGTTGCGGCAAGACCACGGCCCTCCGCACGCTGGCCGGGTTCGTCGAGCCCACCGGCGGACGCATCCACATCGCCGGTCGCGACGTGACGCGCGTGCCGAGCGAGAAGCGCGGCGTGGGCATGGTGTTCCAGAACTACGCGCTGTTCCCGAGCATGAACGTCCGAGAGAACATCGCGTTCGGACTCTCGATCCAGAAGACGTCGAAGGCCGAGCAGCGCCGCCGCGTCGATGAGGTCGCCGACCGCACCGGTCTCGCGCTGTCGCAGCTCGAGAAGAACGTGTCGGAGCTCTCGGGCGGCCAGCAGCAGCGCGTGGCCATCGCCCGCGCGCTCGCGCTGACCCCCAGCATCCTGCTGCTCGACGAGCCGCTGTCGAACCTCGACGCGAAGCTGCGGGTGCAGTTGCGCGAGCAGCTCAAAGACCTGCAGCACGAGGTCGGCGTGACCACGGTGTACGTCACGCACGACCAGGAGGAGGCGCTGACCCTCAGCGACCGCATCGCCGTGCTCGACGCGGGCACCCTGCAGCAGGTGGGAACGCCCGAGGAGATCTACGACCGCAGCGCCACCCCGTTCGTGTGCCGCTTCATCGGCGAGAACAACCGTCTCACCCCGGCGCAGCTCGCCGGGATCGGCGGAGGGGTGGATGCCGAGGCCGAGAGCTACGTGCGGCCCGAGAAGCTGCATCTGTCCGGCGCTGACGATGCGTCCGCCGCACCGGCGTCCCTCGACGGAACCGTCGTCGATCGCACGTACCACGGCAGCCACTCCGTCTACACGGTGACGGCGGCGGATGCGGCGCTGCACGTCAGCGTTCCCGCGGCGGCGAGCGCTCGCCAGTGGAACCCGGGCGACGCCGTGCGCGTCGACGTCGACCCGCGCTGGATCCTGCAGTACCCGGCGGCCTGACATGTCGAACGCCCAGGAACCCCGCGACCCGAAGAACACTCGGAACCCTCAGAACCCCGTGGTCCCGCCGTCTGCCGCCATGACCGGAGGTGCAGGCGCTCTGACGACCGAGGCGGTCGTCGAGGAGCAGACGCCGGGACCGCGGCCCCGCCGCAGGGGCCGCCCCGGCAGCATCCGTGCGATGCTGCGTTCGCCGCTCGCCTGGGTGACCGGCATCGTGGTGGTGTGGTTCGCTGCCGCGTTCCTCGTGCTGCCGAACGCCGCCCTGCTCGGCGTCACGTTCTTCCCCGACGGGCAGTTCAGCATCCGCGCCGTCGAGAAGCTGTTCGGCAGCGAGCGCGCGCTGAAGACCCTCGGCAACAGCTTCCTGCTCGCGATCACGCTGTCTGTCACGGTGAACGTGGTGGGCGTGTTCATCGTGCTGGTCACGAAGTACTTCCAGGTGCGCGGTGCGCGTCTGCTGTGGCTCGGCTACGCGACCACGCTCATCTACGGCGGCATCGTGCTCGCCGCGGGCTACAACTTCATCTACGGCCGCTTCGGGTTCTTCACGAACATGATGGTCAACTGGTGGCCCGACATGGACCGCGACTGGTTCTCGGGCTACTTCGCGGTCGTCTCCGTGATGACGTTCGCGACGACGACGAACCACATGCTGTTCCTGTCGTCGTCGCTCGGCAAGGTCGACTACGCCTCGATCGAGGCCGCGAAGCTCATGGGCGCCTCGACGTGGACCATCCTGCGCCGCATCGTGCTGCCGGTCATGAAGCCGATGCTGTTCGCGGTCACGGTGCTCACGTTCCTCATCGGGCTCGGGGCTCTGACGGCCCCGCTCGTGCTCGGCGGACCGGACTTCCAGACCGTCGCGCCGCTCATCATCGACCTCTCTCGGAGTCCGATCACGCGTGACATCGCGGCGCTGCTGGCGATCGTGCTCGGCATTGCGACCATCATCCTGCTCGCGATCATGAACCGGTTCGAGAAGTCGGGCGTGTACTTCTCGGTCGCGAAGGTGGCGACGCCGATCCAGAAGCAGCGGATCCGCAACCCGTTCGCGAACATCGCCGTGCACGTCGTCGCGTACCTGCTGTGGGTGATCTACCTCATCCCCGTCGTGCTGATCGTCATCTTCTCGTTCGTCGACGCGCGCAGCATCCTCGCCGGGTCGATCACCCTCGACAGCTTCACGCTCGACAACTACATCACCGTGTTCTCGAGCGCCTCGGCGATCCGCCCGTTCATCGTCAGCGTCGTCTACAGCGC is a window from the Microbacterium sp. LWO14-1.2 genome containing:
- a CDS encoding DUF433 domain-containing protein; this translates as MALSLLDRAIYSYGDVDRLVGLHHGTARRWLDGYSRAGKFYEPILRESSTGTDSVTWGEMVEARLLAEFRNRDVTVQKLRPAIERLREQFGRYPLALARPFLEVEGRELVQVVQEQVGLDKSLQLVVVRNGQSILTAATQRFSGAVQYVNGAAGSIQPDIRTPDVVMDPTRTFGQPAVRNVRTEILASDYRAGSSRDELADLYDLTAGQVDEALRFELIIGSDRAA
- a CDS encoding extracellular solute-binding protein, translating into MVDIRNKRWSLLGIAAIAAVALSGCAGEAGGEGGSGDGGGSDDTLIVYTNSNSDGRGEWITEKAADAGIDIEIVGLGGADLTNRIIAEKNNPVGDVVFGLNNMFFEQLKAEEAITAYEPEWSGEVPADAGDPADGAFWPLVQQAIVTVYDENRISDAPSDEEDLWTDEEYAGRYEVNPALGQATPQLVLAGILSRHLDEDGDLGVSDEGWDLVKSYYANGSPAVEGTDLYARISRDEVDYGVLPSSGIAARDAEYGTSTGMIVPDYGVPYVTEQIAQIAGTDNEAKAQEFIDWFGSAEVQGEFAAEFNAMPVNEGAVDKANPEVVELMDSLPRQDIDFGFVSENLGAWVEKVTLEYIG
- a CDS encoding iron ABC transporter permease, whose protein sequence is MTGGAGALTTEAVVEEQTPGPRPRRRGRPGSIRAMLRSPLAWVTGIVVVWFAAAFLVLPNAALLGVTFFPDGQFSIRAVEKLFGSERALKTLGNSFLLAITLSVTVNVVGVFIVLVTKYFQVRGARLLWLGYATTLIYGGIVLAAGYNFIYGRFGFFTNMMVNWWPDMDRDWFSGYFAVVSVMTFATTTNHMLFLSSSLGKVDYASIEAAKLMGASTWTILRRIVLPVMKPMLFAVTVLTFLIGLGALTAPLVLGGPDFQTVAPLIIDLSRSPITRDIAALLAIVLGIATIILLAIMNRFEKSGVYFSVAKVATPIQKQRIRNPFANIAVHVVAYLLWVIYLIPVVLIVIFSFVDARSILAGSITLDSFTLDNYITVFSSASAIRPFIVSVVYSALASLIVVGGLLFVARMLQKHRNLLTTAIEYVLHIPWILPIVLIALALVTAFDKPLAIVGGFVLTGTPILLLIAYISVKIPFTLRLLKAGFASVPDSLEDASRILGAKSLTTFRRVLIPLVLPTAAAITALNFNSLLDDYDAAIFLYHPLYKPLGVAIQESTRGENNLDAMPITFVYTVLLMIIMGVTMYLVYGRGSRAGAPRKRKTRA
- a CDS encoding ABC transporter ATP-binding protein, translated to MIRFEDVDVAFGDHRAVSHLDLEIREGEFFTLLGPSGCGKTTALRTLAGFVEPTGGRIHIAGRDVTRVPSEKRGVGMVFQNYALFPSMNVRENIAFGLSIQKTSKAEQRRRVDEVADRTGLALSQLEKNVSELSGGQQQRVAIARALALTPSILLLDEPLSNLDAKLRVQLREQLKDLQHEVGVTTVYVTHDQEEALTLSDRIAVLDAGTLQQVGTPEEIYDRSATPFVCRFIGENNRLTPAQLAGIGGGVDAEAESYVRPEKLHLSGADDASAAPASLDGTVVDRTYHGSHSVYTVTAADAALHVSVPAAASARQWNPGDAVRVDVDPRWILQYPAA
- a CDS encoding SulP family inorganic anion transporter, which gives rise to MSALTVDDRARYRAKPSVLDALKSPRMLTREVLAGLVVGLALIPEAIAFSVIAGVDPKVGLFSSFIMAVSIAFLGGRPAMVTAATGAVALVIAPVAPTYGMDYFIATVILAGVFQVILGVLGVAKLMRFIPRSVMVGFVNALAIFVFSSQFPQLIDVPWLVYPLVALGILVMIVMPRITKIVPAPLVSVIIVTAVVLTMGITVPTVGDQGELPRSLPSLFLPDIPWTWETFGIIAPFALGVALVGLMESLLTAKLVDEITDTHSNKTRESWAQGVANMLSGFFGGMGGCAVIGQTMIGVKASGARTRISTFCAGVFLFVLVVVFGDFVGTIPMAALVAVMVMVAIGAFDWHSVKPSTLKRMPKSETFVMIATVALVLLTHNLAIGVVGGVLVASVLFVRRVAHFASVSRVVSSAGDSVTYAVTGELFFASSNDLTTLFSYSDDPSRVIVDLSRSHVWDASTVAALDAIETKYAAMGKTVEIVGMNDASQRMR
- a CDS encoding hemerythrin domain-containing protein → MSEGEKTRLIAWANELRAVHRRLRAALKTAQDAVASGASAEVASRDLLLFCHGFCVALTGHHEGEDRTLFPALSAAHPELHETIRKLMQDHSMIGHLIGGLQSAVSSGAANTVVASHLEGIAAIMESHFRYEERELLDVLDGLVLDADPAEVFGPL